In Haliscomenobacter hydrossis DSM 1100, the DNA window CGTGGGCATCCGCCGGGAATGGTCGGTTGGTGCTACCGGGGCGCTTTTCAACACGGTCATTTGCAACGGACTGGCCACCAAAGAGCTTACGGTACTGAACACGGGGAACAACACCCTCGCCTCCCTGGAAGCAGGCAAAGGTTCGCTCAATGGCGCCAACTCGACCATGGCCAACTTGTGGACGAGTGCCAACCTGGTCAAAGCTTATGCACAGCAGTTGCTCGACAATTCGTCGGTCATCGGTGACGCGGGCACAAAAGCTGGCGTGGAGGCTTATGGCTTATTTTTCAAAGCTTTAGCCATTGGAACCATGTCCCAATTTTGGGAGCAAGTGCCCACTGAAGTCATTTCCTCTACAGATTACATCGATGGCAAACGTCCGAGTTTCAAGCCACGGGCTGCCGCCTTGGATGAGGCGATTGCCATCTTGAAACAGGCCGATGGAATCATCAAAGCCAATGCACCTTCGGCAACCTTCAACACCAAAGTAGGCACCGACATCAGTTTGCCCAATGCCATCCAGGCCATGATTGCCCGTTTCAGTTTGATGAATGGCAAACTGGATGATGCCCTGGCCGCAGCAAACCTGGTAAGTCCAACGGTGCTTTCGGTGTTCAAATACGATGCGGTGAATCAAAACCCGGTGTTTCGCTCGGGTTTGGTGAGCAACAACGTCGTAGGTGGCGTAGCCAATTTTGGTTTGACGGGTGCTTTAGCCCCTGAAGCTGCCGATGCCCGCATCCCTTTTTACCTGGGCGGTACTACACTGAGTAAAGCGACTGGCTTTTTCAAAAGTGATCTGGATGTCATTCCGCTGTATTTGCCCAGCGAAATGACCTTGATCAAAGCAGAGGTTTTGGCGCGCCAAAACAAAATTGCTGAGGCCATTGTCGAACTGAATAAAATCCGCACCAAAGCCACCGACCCACTCAACGTCACCGCTAAATTGGCGGCGTACAGTGGTGCCGAAACCCAGCCTGCGGTTCTGGAAGAAATCTACAAACAACGTTGTATCGAGTTGTTTATGTCTGGATTGAAGTTGGATGATTGTCGCCGTTTTGGCCGGCCCGGCCCCAACGACGCCAACTTTGAACGCAACCGCAATTTCTTTCCGTATCCAAACGTAGAAAGGGATAACAATCAGGCGAATACACCGGCGGATCCAACGGTTTAAAGCGAAAAGCGAAAAGCGAAAAGCGAAATTTAGAGGGGTGCTTTTACAACTCCAAATTTATACGCACCAAACAATTGGAAAAAGTAAAAAATCCAATGGTGTACATGCTTTTCGCTTTTCGCTTTTCACTTTTCACTTTTAGTTTTTCACTTTAATCGCAGAAACCGGCTTTCCCGAAGCTCCATTCGGAGCATTGATGCTCAACCAATCGGCCACTGTGGGCGCAATATCGTTGACAAAAACGGGTTCGTTGCTGCTGCCTGGCTGTATTTTCCAACCATAAAATAGCAAGGGAACGTGGGTATCGTATTCATAGGCTACGCCGTGGGTAACCCCTTTGGGATAATCCGCATTGAGGAAGCCGGGCTCCAAACTGAACATGATGTCTCCTGAACGTTTTGCAAAATAATTGTTCAGCATCAAATCGCGGCGAAAGCCATTGCAAGTGCTCACATCCGCATTCAGCGGAACATAGGCACAGGAGATTTCAGGGCGCATGACCAAGAACTCCACGGTAGCCCGTTCAACTTCTGGCTTCTTTAATTTCTTCTTGAGGATCAACTCTTCATCAAAAAACAATTCCTGATCCGTGTAAACAGGAACCAATCTTTGCACCCCAAAAATACTGGCCAAATGCCGGTTCAATGAATCCTGAATGGGCGGCCCCATGGCTACTGCTTTTTGGTAGCGGCGATCCGTCATGTAGTTTAAGTTGTAAGGAGCACCATGATCCGCGCTCAGGAAGACCAGGTATTCTCCTCTGCCCACTTGCTCATCCAGAAAATTTAAAAAATTAGCCAACTCTAAATCCAAGCGCAAATAAATGTCTTCTGCTTCAATGGAGCTGGTGCCAAAAAGGTGGCCAACGTAATCTGGAGAGGAAAAACTGACCGCAAGTAAATCGGTGAATTGGTCTTTGCCCAATTGCTCATTCAGCAGTGCCGCTTTGGCCATGTCCAAGGTGTAAGCATTGCCCCAGGGGGAATAAGGCAGATTGCGGAGTTCCTGGGCAGTGTGTGGAAAAACCGGTTTTTGCTCATGGCTGTATTTTCCCTCATAAGGACTATCGTCTCCATCGCTCTCGGTGTATTGCTCAATGGGCAACAAAGTCGTCCAGGGCTTTTTGACGTACTCCTGAGTCAATTTACGCTCGTTGAATTGCTGCACCCAGGTGGGTAAAGTTTTGGTATAAAACGTAGAGGTCACAAAGTTACCCGTCTTGGAGTCCATCCAATAGGAACCATTGGAAAAATACCCGGCAGGGAAAATGGATGAACGGTCTTTTATGGCCACGCCAATGACTTTGGAACGGTGATTGGTGGCCAGTTTCATTTCATCCCCCAGTGTCGTCACCATCATGTTGCGGGGCGACATCAACAGGCCATCGTGTGAAGCTGCGCCCACCGCCGTGACGGTTTTATCTTCTGCGCAGTAAACCACCCGATCCTGGCGCTTATCGAACCAGGCATTGGACACGATACCGTGTACGGAAGGGGTGGTTCCGGTATAAATGGTGGCATGCCCCGGCCCGGTTTCGGTGAAGGCATAAGGGTAATGGGTATTGCGGCAGTTGTAGCCCTCATTGATCATGCGTTTGAACCCGCCACTGGAGTACTTGTCCCAATAGCGATAGAGATAGTCGTAACGCATTTGATCGACTACAATTCCAACAACCAGTTTAGGCCGATCGGCTGGAGTTTGTGCTTCCGCATAAAAAGAATTGATCATCAGCGTTAAAAAAAACAGATAGCTTCTCATTTCAAGAGTTTTTGAATACAAAATAGATTACAGCGTATGTTTCCGGCTGGAAAATTAGGGCAATTTTTGGGGAATCACCGTGACTTACCGTTCAATTTGCAATTTTTTAATCTTGGGGTAATACTCATTTTTATTGATTCGAAAAAAAATTACGACAAATGTCGTAGAAAAATTTGCATCTCATTTTAGCTTGTTTTATCTTTACGACAAATGTCGTAGACCATGTCCAATGAAATTTTTCCACAACCCTCTGAAGGGGAATTAGACATCCTGCAAGTGCTCTGGAAAATTGAGCCTGCCACGGTACGCCAGGTACATGAATTGCTGAGTGCTTCCAAACCGGTAGGTTACACCACCACCTTGAAACAAATGCAGCGCATGTTGGAAAAAAACCTGCTCAGACGCGAAGACCGGGAAGGTGGCCACCATTACCGCTGCACCCTACCGCAGCAGCAAGCCCGGCAAAACCTGGTAGACAAACTGGCCCAACAGCTTTTTGAAGGCTCAGGCACGCAATTGGCCATCCAGGCCCTGGGCTCGGGCAAAGTGAGCACCGCAGAATTGGAGGAATTGGAAAAACTCTTGCAAGCACTCAAAAAAAACCAGTCCCATGAGTAATGCACTCATCCAGGCCCTGGGTTGGGCCCTCCTGCATTCCGTCTGGCAAATCGGGCTACTCGGCCTTTTTACGCTCGGTCTGGAACGTCTTCTGCGTCCCCATCCTGCCCAATTGCGGCACAACCTCTTGCTGTTGATGCTCGGTAGTATGGTGTTAGCCAGCGCCCTGACCCTCTGGGGGGAATGGCGCTATTTTGCCAGCATCCAACAATTTGCAGACACAGGCAACACGCCGCAAACTACAGCAGGTGTGGCTTTTAACGACCTGGAATTTCGGGAACAAAGTCCAAACCAAACCCCGGTTTCTCTTTTCCTCCGCAGCAAAATGTGGCTCGAAACCCACCTGAGCTTTTTGGTGTGGTGCTGGGCATTGGGCATCGCTGTGTTTAGTTTGCGCCTGGTGTGGAATTACCTGGCCTTGGCGCGTTTGCGGCGCAACAGCATGCCCCTGCAGGATGTGGAGTTGGATCAATTGTTGCAAAAAGTAGCCACGGCCATTGGCTTGCGGCGGCCAGTGAGCTTACGTTTGTCCACTCAGGTTCAATCGCCCCTCACTTTTGGCTTCTTTGTGCCGATTGTCCTATTGCCCCTTGCCCTGGTAGCCCAAACGCCACCTGCGTTGCTGGAGGCACTGCTGCGCCACGAGTTGATCCACATTCGGCGGGCTGATTTTTTGATCAACCTGGGTTTGGCCTTTCTACAGATTTTGTTTTTCTACCACCCTTTGATTTGGGTCATCACCCGCCGCGTGCAGGAGTTGCGCGAAGAGGCTTGTGATGCTGAAGTGTTGGCTTCCGGTTGCAACAACCTCCTGTACGCCGAAGCCCTTTTGCAGCTCCAAAAATTAAATCACCACCAAAATATTCCGCTGGTTATGCAAGCTCAAAATCAATCTTCCCATTTTGCCATGCGGTTGCGGCAGATCATGCTGCGCCCTAACCCGGTGAATAACCGGAAGTACTCTCTTGCCTTAAGTGGATCCATTTTATTACTCATGCTGCTGCTTGTAGTCGCATTGGGGGCATTTACGACGCCCATCCGGGCCAAAAAAATAGAACCAAGACCGATTTTGAACCCCACCAAAGAAGCACCAAAAAAAGCCACCCGAGCGGAAATGACAAATACCAATGAAGTCAATAGCCCTATTTTAGCCATCGAAAACCAAGCCGAAGAGACAACAAGTAGCGAAGCATCATCCGCTCTAATCGAACCCATTTCCGTTGATTCCATCCCTACTGTCAATGGTGGCGATGCGGTATTAAGTGTCGCTGCTGAGCGCATGAATGTGTTGTACATGGGCATCGACAATCCGATTAGTGTGGCATTGTCTGGTATTTCTTCAGATAAAGTAAGGGTGAGTAGTAATGATGTTATCTTAAGAGCGGTTGGCAAAGGAAAATACATTGCTAAAGCTGAGCAACTGGGTAGGGCTTCAATTATCGTTGAGGCACCCAACTTTCGTCAGACTGTAGAATTTAGAGTAAAACCAATTCCGGATCCAGTAGCTTTTTTGGATAACCCTAGAATTGTTAACAACGGAGAAATCAGCGTTTCTACGTACCGAACTTTTAAAAGCCTCAATACAACTTTATTGGAATTTGAACTAAATGCCCAATGTGAAATAACCGAATTCAAATTTATTTGTCAAAAGGCGAATGGCAGTAACAATGATTTGATTGTTATTCTAAACCAAGGAACAATGTTTAACCGCAGAATTCTTGACATCGTTGAAAATGTAAATAAAGGCGATCAGATCATTTTTGCAAATATTATGGTTAAATGCCCCGGTGATGATAAAGCGCGCCCAATAGCTGGCGTAACCAATAAAATAGTTGAAGACAAACGTTGAGCCTGTGTCGCAACTTGTTGCGTTTATCTAATGAAATAATACGCATGATGAAGCCTTGCCATATTCCACAAGGCTTCATCGTGTTCTTTCCTTTTGATTTTTTGAAGAACGCATCAAAAGTGAGCTG includes these proteins:
- a CDS encoding RagB/SusD family nutrient uptake outer membrane protein; amino-acid sequence: MKLKHIICSFLALSALLNSSSCTKEYINPNAATKAEVLSSADGLMGLAVGIRREWSVGATGALFNTVICNGLATKELTVLNTGNNTLASLEAGKGSLNGANSTMANLWTSANLVKAYAQQLLDNSSVIGDAGTKAGVEAYGLFFKALAIGTMSQFWEQVPTEVISSTDYIDGKRPSFKPRAAALDEAIAILKQADGIIKANAPSATFNTKVGTDISLPNAIQAMIARFSLMNGKLDDALAAANLVSPTVLSVFKYDAVNQNPVFRSGLVSNNVVGGVANFGLTGALAPEAADARIPFYLGGTTLSKATGFFKSDLDVIPLYLPSEMTLIKAEVLARQNKIAEAIVELNKIRTKATDPLNVTAKLAAYSGAETQPAVLEEIYKQRCIELFMSGLKLDDCRRFGRPGPNDANFERNRNFFPYPNVERDNNQANTPADPTV
- the pafA gene encoding alkaline phosphatase PafA produces the protein MRSYLFFLTLMINSFYAEAQTPADRPKLVVGIVVDQMRYDYLYRYWDKYSSGGFKRMINEGYNCRNTHYPYAFTETGPGHATIYTGTTPSVHGIVSNAWFDKRQDRVVYCAEDKTVTAVGAASHDGLLMSPRNMMVTTLGDEMKLATNHRSKVIGVAIKDRSSIFPAGYFSNGSYWMDSKTGNFVTSTFYTKTLPTWVQQFNERKLTQEYVKKPWTTLLPIEQYTESDGDDSPYEGKYSHEQKPVFPHTAQELRNLPYSPWGNAYTLDMAKAALLNEQLGKDQFTDLLAVSFSSPDYVGHLFGTSSIEAEDIYLRLDLELANFLNFLDEQVGRGEYLVFLSADHGAPYNLNYMTDRRYQKAVAMGPPIQDSLNRHLASIFGVQRLVPVYTDQELFFDEELILKKKLKKPEVERATVEFLVMRPEISCAYVPLNADVSTCNGFRRDLMLNNYFAKRSGDIMFSLEPGFLNADYPKGVTHGVAYEYDTHVPLLFYGWKIQPGSSNEPVFVNDIAPTVADWLSINAPNGASGKPVSAIKVKN
- a CDS encoding BlaI/MecI/CopY family transcriptional regulator, which translates into the protein MSNEIFPQPSEGELDILQVLWKIEPATVRQVHELLSASKPVGYTTTLKQMQRMLEKNLLRREDREGGHHYRCTLPQQQARQNLVDKLAQQLFEGSGTQLAIQALGSGKVSTAELEELEKLLQALKKNQSHE
- a CDS encoding M56 family metallopeptidase, which produces MSNALIQALGWALLHSVWQIGLLGLFTLGLERLLRPHPAQLRHNLLLLMLGSMVLASALTLWGEWRYFASIQQFADTGNTPQTTAGVAFNDLEFREQSPNQTPVSLFLRSKMWLETHLSFLVWCWALGIAVFSLRLVWNYLALARLRRNSMPLQDVELDQLLQKVATAIGLRRPVSLRLSTQVQSPLTFGFFVPIVLLPLALVAQTPPALLEALLRHELIHIRRADFLINLGLAFLQILFFYHPLIWVITRRVQELREEACDAEVLASGCNNLLYAEALLQLQKLNHHQNIPLVMQAQNQSSHFAMRLRQIMLRPNPVNNRKYSLALSGSILLLMLLLVVALGAFTTPIRAKKIEPRPILNPTKEAPKKATRAEMTNTNEVNSPILAIENQAEETTSSEASSALIEPISVDSIPTVNGGDAVLSVAAERMNVLYMGIDNPISVALSGISSDKVRVSSNDVILRAVGKGKYIAKAEQLGRASIIVEAPNFRQTVEFRVKPIPDPVAFLDNPRIVNNGEISVSTYRTFKSLNTTLLEFELNAQCEITEFKFICQKANGSNNDLIVILNQGTMFNRRILDIVENVNKGDQIIFANIMVKCPGDDKARPIAGVTNKIVEDKR